From one Terriglobales bacterium genomic stretch:
- the rplR gene encoding 50S ribosomal protein L18: protein MIPLISKDQTRRRVHKRIRAKMLGTSERPRLNVYRSLNHIYVQLIDDMAGKTIVSASTKEGKGVKKAAGNVASAKEVGKNIAERAKAKGVSKVVFDRGGYIYHGRIKALADAAREAGLQF from the coding sequence ATGATTCCACTGATTTCAAAAGACCAGACACGGCGCCGGGTGCACAAGCGCATCCGCGCAAAAATGTTGGGTACTTCAGAGCGTCCACGGCTGAACGTGTACCGCTCACTGAACCACATTTATGTGCAATTGATTGATGACATGGCCGGTAAGACCATTGTCAGCGCCAGTACCAAAGAGGGTAAAGGCGTAAAGAAGGCCGCGGGCAACGTGGCTTCCGCAAAAGAAGTCGGCAAGAACATTGCCGAACGCGCCAAGGCCAAGGGTGTGAGCAAGGTGGTCTTCGACCGCGGAGGCTACATCTATCATGGCAGGATCAAGGCCCTGGCGGATGCCGCCCGCGAAGCCGGTTTGCAATTTTAA
- the rplF gene encoding 50S ribosomal protein L6 — protein MSRIGKKPITLPQGVKVQVQGNVVTVQGPKGKVDNHVPAGVKLEQKDGHIHVVREDDSKGAVHGLVRALVNNAVEGVTKGWSKELEIVGIGYRAELKGKNTVVFTLGYSHPIEVPLPTGVECAVDAKQTRLTVSGIDRQKVGQVASDMRSLRPPDPYKNKGVRYVGEKLKKKVGKTGAK, from the coding sequence ATGTCGCGAATTGGCAAAAAACCGATAACACTTCCGCAGGGAGTCAAAGTACAGGTGCAAGGCAATGTTGTCACCGTACAGGGCCCCAAGGGCAAGGTGGATAATCACGTGCCGGCGGGAGTGAAGCTGGAGCAGAAAGACGGCCACATCCATGTTGTCCGCGAAGACGACTCCAAGGGCGCAGTGCATGGTCTGGTGCGCGCGCTGGTGAACAACGCCGTGGAAGGCGTGACCAAAGGCTGGTCGAAAGAGCTGGAGATCGTTGGCATTGGCTACCGCGCCGAGCTGAAGGGCAAGAATACCGTGGTGTTTACCCTGGGTTATTCGCATCCCATTGAAGTTCCCTTGCCTACCGGGGTGGAGTGCGCGGTTGACGCCAAGCAGACCCGTTTGACCGTCAGCGGCATTGACCGCCAGAAGGTGGGCCAGGTGGCCTCCGACATGCGCTCGCTGCGTCCGCCCGATCCGTATAAGAACAAGGGCGTGCGCTATGTAGGCGAGAAGCTGAAGAAGAAGGTTGGCAAGACGGGCGCGAAGTAA
- the rpsH gene encoding 30S ribosomal protein S8 has translation MALTDPVADFLARVRNAIHARHPKLDVPASKLKLELARILKEEGYIASFKAVEEDGHKILRVYLKYGNNNESAITNLNRISRPGCRVYVGRNEIPRVLGGLGINILTTPKGVMTGRQARKQGVGGELLCEVW, from the coding sequence ATGGCATTAACCGATCCGGTGGCAGATTTTCTGGCGCGCGTTCGCAACGCGATCCACGCCCGTCACCCCAAATTGGATGTTCCCGCCTCCAAGCTGAAGCTGGAGCTGGCCCGCATTCTTAAAGAAGAAGGCTACATCGCCAGCTTCAAAGCAGTGGAAGAAGATGGACACAAGATTCTGCGCGTGTACCTGAAGTACGGCAACAACAACGAGAGCGCGATCACGAACCTGAACCGCATCTCCAGGCCGGGATGCCGCGTGTATGTCGGCCGCAACGAGATCCCACGCGTGCTGGGAGGATTGGGTATCAACATCCTCACCACGCCCAAGGGTGTCATGACTGGGCGCCAGGCGCGCAAACAGGGTGTGGGCGGCGAGCTGTTGTGCGAAGTCTGGTAG